The Chaetodon trifascialis isolate fChaTrf1 chromosome 16, fChaTrf1.hap1, whole genome shotgun sequence genome includes a region encoding these proteins:
- the LOC139344875 gene encoding HMG box transcription factor BBX isoform X1, translating into MKGGGRGKEPPVAGEVTCKRPKRKCLQWHPLLSKKALDFSEEEEEEDEEELEKQPVLCGEEQGSQVQCGGTAEEVEEDSSEQRARRPMNAFLLFCKRHRSLVRQEHPRLDNRGATKILADWWAVLEPKEKQKYTDMAKEYKDAFMKANPGYKWCPTTSKPVKSPSCQPVSNPRKKVWSFSSNSAKDSTTAKKVPKTDSMPQLNFAMADPTKMGGLSMLLLAGEHALTNREIPSSTKPSLPDTAGEGSSFPGDEEEMLSGTTPNRVPDITESRVKSAFSPLAESSLSTAPEGKPCRQSALFQLAEMCLASEAGKMDAVVSQPEDSSSTASLQPPTVKPEIKEEKADSDDCPPSSHTSALLPLLSSVTSTSTDAIPPQLSSQNARVKNKSKKKEVAKSSDNDEIPCSAKKIVKKCNHAESNMDSVFSTIDAVAKGAWKDTEEKPNKKIQSSHSGGNSSVPKKKSKPKVKTFVKDKEEEMEDDSGQCGQHSSFEVEMKEEVTDVSPKTEAEEAIIGSTDLQGSMAEPPHSPHSPPPEKLKEDDKGKERSSDGTCESNTENRGSRKSERSCKGALYKTLVSEGMLTSLRANIDRGKRGAFRASDHDANWSDDSWTVSQMGPNNPKKLKKSKSKDESSHGLGKLEEEFERKFNSLPQYSPMTFDKKGTAVTKKKKTDSSTVQEEGCKAGKGPSPSQKKTSFHKIVRKHKHKKEKPGAVDKVVQSDSGMLDSASKAKSCAPVAIMCPDVQGSTSMEMLVGSQKRKARKTKITHLVRTADGSVSPVEEDKTRDLNQEQDKKPLPQQNLCNDKGCYSKPTEEEAERSTVPQELPAFFSLAALAEVAAMENVHRGQRGLAESQKKELAQTPVLISCADQ; encoded by the exons ATGAAGGGTGGAGGAAGGGGCAAGGAGCCACCTGTTGCAGGGGAGGTCACTTGCAAGCGCCCCAAACGCAAATGTCTGCAGTGGCACCCGCTTCTCTCCAAAAAGGCTCTGGATttctctgaggaggaggaagaggaggatgaagaggagctggagaag CAGCCGGTGCTGTGTGGTGAGGAGCAGGGGTCGCAGGTGCAGTGTGGAGGCACAGCAGAAGAAGTAGAGGAGGACTCGAGCGAACAGCGGGCACGGCGGCCAATGAatgccttcctcctcttctgcaaACGCCACCGTTCCCTGGTGCGGCAGGAGCACCCTCGCCTGGACAACCGTGGGGCCACTAAGATCCTGGCTGACTGGTGGGCTGTGCTTGAgcccaaagagaagcagaaatacACTGACATGGCCAAGGAG TACAAGGATGCCTTTATGAAGGCAAATCCGGGCTACAAGTGGTGTCCCACCACCAGCAAACCAGTTAAGAGCCCTTCCTGCCAGCCAGTCAGCAACCCCCGCAAAAAAGTTTGGTCCTTCTCTTCCAACTCAGCCAAGGACTCCACCACTGCCAAAAAAGTGCCCAAAACTGACAGCATGCCACAGTTAAACTTTGCCATGGCAG ATCCTACAAAGATGGGAGGCCttagcatgctgctgttagcGGGGGAACATGCCCTCACAAACAGAGAG ATCCCCTCCAGCACTAAACCTAGTTTACCTGACACAGCCGGTGAAGGGAGCTCCTTTCCAGGGGATGAGGAAGAG ATGTTGTCTGGGACAACACCGAACAGAGTGCCTGACATTACTGAAAGCAGGGTCAAGTCTGCCTTTTCTCCACTGGCAGAG TCATCTCTCTCTACGGCACCTGAAGGAAAACCGTGCAGACAGTCTGCTCTCTTCCAGCTTGCTGAG ATGTGCTTGGCGTCTGAAGCTGGAAAGATGGACGCAGTCGTATCTCAGCCTGAAGACAGCTCCTCTACAGCCTCTCTCCAGCCACCTACAGTCAAGCCAGAGATcaaggaggagaaagcagacaGCGATGactgtcctccctcctctcacacATCAGCCCTCTTACctttgctctcctctgtcacttcTACCTCCACTGACGCCATTCCCCCACAACTCAGCAGCCAAAATGCACGTGTCAAAAACAAGAGCAAGAAAAAAGAGGTGGCCAAGTCAAGTGATAACGATGAGATCCCTTGTTCAGCAAAGAAGATCGTCAAGAAGTGTAACCATGCAGAATCGAACATGGACAGTGTCTTCAGTACGATTGATGCAGTGGCCAAAGGGGCCTGGAAGGACACAGAAGAGAAGCCCAATAAGAAGATCCAGAGcagtcacagtggtggaaaCTCTAGTGTGCCCAAAAAGAAGAGTAAGCCCAAAGTCAAGACCTTTGTcaaagacaaggaggaggagatggaagaCGACAGTGGGCAGTGTGGGCAGCACAGTTCCTTTGAGGTGGAGATGAAGGAAGAGGTGACTGACGTTAGTCCCAagacagaagcagaagaggCAATTATAGGAAGCACAGACCTTCAGGGCAGCATGGCAGAACCCCCCCACTCCCCCCATAGCCCCCCACCTGAGAAGCTCAAGGAGGACGACAAGGGGAAGGAAAGGTCGAGTGATGGGACCTGTGAGTCCAACACAGAGAACCGTGGCTCCAGGAAATCAGAGCGGAGTTGCAAAGGCGCCTTATATAAAACCCTCGTTTCTGAGGGGATGCTGACTTCACTGAGAGCCAACATTGACCGAG GTAAAAGAGGTGCTTTCCGTGCTTCTGACCATGATGCAAACTGGAGTGATGACAGCTGGACAGTTTCTCAGATGGGACCTAATAACCCCAAGAAGCTGAAAAAGTCCAAGTCCAAAGATGAATCTTCACACGG CCTAGGAAAACTGGAGGAGGAGTTTGAAAGGAAGTTTAACAGCCTGCCACAGTATAGCCCAATGACATTTGATAAGAAGGGGACTGCTgtcacaaagaagaagaagactgacaGCTCCACTGTCCAAGAAGAAGGCTGTAAAGCTGGAAAAG GGCCATCTCCATCTCAGAAAAAGACTTCATTCCACAAGATTGTTaggaagcacaaacacaaaaaggagAAACCAGGTGCAGTGGACAAAG TGGTACAGAGTGATTCCGGCATGCTGGATTCAGCTTCAAAAGCCAAATCATGTGCCCCTGTTGCCATAATGTGCCCAGATGTGCAGGGATCCACTAGTATGGAGATGCTAGTTGGTAGCCAGAAGAGGAAGGCAAGGAAGACCAAGATCACACACTTGGTGCGCACAGCTGATGGCAGTGTTTCTCCAGTGGAGG aggaCAAAACTAGGGACCTGAACCAGGAACAGGATAAGAAGCCATTACCCCAACAGAATTTATGCAATGATAAAGGGTGCTACAGTAAACCcacagaagaggaagcagagaggagcactGTACCGCAAGAGCTACCTGCTTTCTTCAGCCTGGCAGCCCTCGCTGAAGTAGCTGCCATGGAGAACGTTCACAG AGGCCAGAGAGGCTTGGCTGAGAGTCAGAAGAAAGAGCTTGCCCAGACTCCAGTCCTCATCTCCTGCGCTGATCAGTGA
- the LOC139344875 gene encoding HMG box transcription factor BBX isoform X3, whose translation MKGGGRGKEPPVAGEVTCKRPKRKCLQWHPLLSKKALDFSEEEEEEDEEELEKQPVLCGEEQGSQVQCGGTAEEVEEDSSEQRARRPMNAFLLFCKRHRSLVRQEHPRLDNRGATKILADWWAVLEPKEKQKYTDMAKEYKDAFMKANPGYKWCPTTSKPVKSPSCQPVSNPRKKVWSFSSNSAKDSTTAKKVPKTDSMPQLNFAMADPTKMGGLSMLLLAGEHALTNREIPSSTKPSLPDTAGEGSSFPGDEEEMLSGTTPNRVPDITESRVKSAFSPLAESSLSTAPEGKPCRQSALFQLAEMCLASEAGKMDAVVSQPEDSSSTASLQPPTVKPEIKEEKADSDDCPPSSHTSALLPLLSSVTSTSTDAIPPQLSSQNARVKNKSKKKEVAKSSDNDEIPCSAKKIVKKCNHAESNMDSVFSTIDAVAKGAWKDTEEKPNKKIQSSHSGGNSSVPKKKSKPKVKTFVKDKEEEMEDDSGQCGQHSSFEVEMKEEVTDVSPKTEAEEAIIGSTDLQGSMAEPPHSPHSPPPEKLKEDDKGKERSSDGTCESNTENRGSRKSERSCKGALYKTLVSEGMLTSLRANIDRGKRGAFRASDHDANWSDDSWTVSQMGPNNPKKLKKSKSKDESSHGLGKLEEEFERKFNSLPQYSPMTFDKKGTAVTKKKKTDSSTVQEEGCKAGKGPSPSQKKTSFHKIVRKHKHKKEKPVVQSDSGMLDSASKAKSCAPVAIMCPDVQGSTSMEMLVGSQKRKARKTKITHLVRTADGSVSPVEEDKTRDLNQEQDKKPLPQQNLCNDKGCYSKPTEEEAERSTVPQELPAFFSLAALAEVAAMENVHRGQRGLAESQKKELAQTPVLISCADQ comes from the exons ATGAAGGGTGGAGGAAGGGGCAAGGAGCCACCTGTTGCAGGGGAGGTCACTTGCAAGCGCCCCAAACGCAAATGTCTGCAGTGGCACCCGCTTCTCTCCAAAAAGGCTCTGGATttctctgaggaggaggaagaggaggatgaagaggagctggagaag CAGCCGGTGCTGTGTGGTGAGGAGCAGGGGTCGCAGGTGCAGTGTGGAGGCACAGCAGAAGAAGTAGAGGAGGACTCGAGCGAACAGCGGGCACGGCGGCCAATGAatgccttcctcctcttctgcaaACGCCACCGTTCCCTGGTGCGGCAGGAGCACCCTCGCCTGGACAACCGTGGGGCCACTAAGATCCTGGCTGACTGGTGGGCTGTGCTTGAgcccaaagagaagcagaaatacACTGACATGGCCAAGGAG TACAAGGATGCCTTTATGAAGGCAAATCCGGGCTACAAGTGGTGTCCCACCACCAGCAAACCAGTTAAGAGCCCTTCCTGCCAGCCAGTCAGCAACCCCCGCAAAAAAGTTTGGTCCTTCTCTTCCAACTCAGCCAAGGACTCCACCACTGCCAAAAAAGTGCCCAAAACTGACAGCATGCCACAGTTAAACTTTGCCATGGCAG ATCCTACAAAGATGGGAGGCCttagcatgctgctgttagcGGGGGAACATGCCCTCACAAACAGAGAG ATCCCCTCCAGCACTAAACCTAGTTTACCTGACACAGCCGGTGAAGGGAGCTCCTTTCCAGGGGATGAGGAAGAG ATGTTGTCTGGGACAACACCGAACAGAGTGCCTGACATTACTGAAAGCAGGGTCAAGTCTGCCTTTTCTCCACTGGCAGAG TCATCTCTCTCTACGGCACCTGAAGGAAAACCGTGCAGACAGTCTGCTCTCTTCCAGCTTGCTGAG ATGTGCTTGGCGTCTGAAGCTGGAAAGATGGACGCAGTCGTATCTCAGCCTGAAGACAGCTCCTCTACAGCCTCTCTCCAGCCACCTACAGTCAAGCCAGAGATcaaggaggagaaagcagacaGCGATGactgtcctccctcctctcacacATCAGCCCTCTTACctttgctctcctctgtcacttcTACCTCCACTGACGCCATTCCCCCACAACTCAGCAGCCAAAATGCACGTGTCAAAAACAAGAGCAAGAAAAAAGAGGTGGCCAAGTCAAGTGATAACGATGAGATCCCTTGTTCAGCAAAGAAGATCGTCAAGAAGTGTAACCATGCAGAATCGAACATGGACAGTGTCTTCAGTACGATTGATGCAGTGGCCAAAGGGGCCTGGAAGGACACAGAAGAGAAGCCCAATAAGAAGATCCAGAGcagtcacagtggtggaaaCTCTAGTGTGCCCAAAAAGAAGAGTAAGCCCAAAGTCAAGACCTTTGTcaaagacaaggaggaggagatggaagaCGACAGTGGGCAGTGTGGGCAGCACAGTTCCTTTGAGGTGGAGATGAAGGAAGAGGTGACTGACGTTAGTCCCAagacagaagcagaagaggCAATTATAGGAAGCACAGACCTTCAGGGCAGCATGGCAGAACCCCCCCACTCCCCCCATAGCCCCCCACCTGAGAAGCTCAAGGAGGACGACAAGGGGAAGGAAAGGTCGAGTGATGGGACCTGTGAGTCCAACACAGAGAACCGTGGCTCCAGGAAATCAGAGCGGAGTTGCAAAGGCGCCTTATATAAAACCCTCGTTTCTGAGGGGATGCTGACTTCACTGAGAGCCAACATTGACCGAG GTAAAAGAGGTGCTTTCCGTGCTTCTGACCATGATGCAAACTGGAGTGATGACAGCTGGACAGTTTCTCAGATGGGACCTAATAACCCCAAGAAGCTGAAAAAGTCCAAGTCCAAAGATGAATCTTCACACGG CCTAGGAAAACTGGAGGAGGAGTTTGAAAGGAAGTTTAACAGCCTGCCACAGTATAGCCCAATGACATTTGATAAGAAGGGGACTGCTgtcacaaagaagaagaagactgacaGCTCCACTGTCCAAGAAGAAGGCTGTAAAGCTGGAAAAG GGCCATCTCCATCTCAGAAAAAGACTTCATTCCACAAGATTGTTaggaagcacaaacacaaaaaggagAAACCAG TGGTACAGAGTGATTCCGGCATGCTGGATTCAGCTTCAAAAGCCAAATCATGTGCCCCTGTTGCCATAATGTGCCCAGATGTGCAGGGATCCACTAGTATGGAGATGCTAGTTGGTAGCCAGAAGAGGAAGGCAAGGAAGACCAAGATCACACACTTGGTGCGCACAGCTGATGGCAGTGTTTCTCCAGTGGAGG aggaCAAAACTAGGGACCTGAACCAGGAACAGGATAAGAAGCCATTACCCCAACAGAATTTATGCAATGATAAAGGGTGCTACAGTAAACCcacagaagaggaagcagagaggagcactGTACCGCAAGAGCTACCTGCTTTCTTCAGCCTGGCAGCCCTCGCTGAAGTAGCTGCCATGGAGAACGTTCACAG AGGCCAGAGAGGCTTGGCTGAGAGTCAGAAGAAAGAGCTTGCCCAGACTCCAGTCCTCATCTCCTGCGCTGATCAGTGA
- the LOC139344875 gene encoding HMG box transcription factor BBX isoform X4: MKGGGRGKEPPVAGEVTCKRPKRKCLQWHPLLSKKALDFSEEEEEEDEEELEKQPVLCGEEQGSQVQCGGTAEEVEEDSSEQRARRPMNAFLLFCKRHRSLVRQEHPRLDNRGATKILADWWAVLEPKEKQKYTDMAKEYKDAFMKANPGYKWCPTTSKPVKSPSCQPVSNPRKKVWSFSSNSAKDSTTAKKVPKTDSMPQLNFAMADPTKMGGLSMLLLAGEHALTNREIPSSTKPSLPDTAGEGSSFPGDEEEMLSGTTPNRVPDITESRVKSAFSPLAESSLSTAPEGKPCRQSALFQLAEMCLASEAGKMDAVVSQPEDSSSTASLQPPTVKPEIKEEKADSDDCPPSSHTSALLPLLSSVTSTSTDAIPPQLSSQNARVKNKSKKKEVAKSSDNDEIPCSAKKIVKKCNHAESNMDSVFSTIDAVAKGAWKDTEEKPNKKIQSSHSGGNSSVPKKKSKPKVKTFVKDKEEEMEDDSGQCGQHSSFEVEMKEEVTDVSPKTEAEEAIIGSTDLQGSMAEPPHSPHSPPPEKLKEDDKGKERSSDGTCESNTENRGSRKSERSCKGALYKTLVSEGMLTSLRANIDRGKRGAFRASDHDANWSDDSWTVSQMGPNNPKKLKKSKSKDESSHGLGKLEEEFERKFNSLPQYSPMTFDKKGTAVTKKKKTDSSTVQEEGCKAGKVVQSDSGMLDSASKAKSCAPVAIMCPDVQGSTSMEMLVGSQKRKARKTKITHLVRTADGSVSPVEEDKTRDLNQEQDKKPLPQQNLCNDKGCYSKPTEEEAERSTVPQELPAFFSLAALAEVAAMENVHRGQRGLAESQKKELAQTPVLISCADQ; the protein is encoded by the exons ATGAAGGGTGGAGGAAGGGGCAAGGAGCCACCTGTTGCAGGGGAGGTCACTTGCAAGCGCCCCAAACGCAAATGTCTGCAGTGGCACCCGCTTCTCTCCAAAAAGGCTCTGGATttctctgaggaggaggaagaggaggatgaagaggagctggagaag CAGCCGGTGCTGTGTGGTGAGGAGCAGGGGTCGCAGGTGCAGTGTGGAGGCACAGCAGAAGAAGTAGAGGAGGACTCGAGCGAACAGCGGGCACGGCGGCCAATGAatgccttcctcctcttctgcaaACGCCACCGTTCCCTGGTGCGGCAGGAGCACCCTCGCCTGGACAACCGTGGGGCCACTAAGATCCTGGCTGACTGGTGGGCTGTGCTTGAgcccaaagagaagcagaaatacACTGACATGGCCAAGGAG TACAAGGATGCCTTTATGAAGGCAAATCCGGGCTACAAGTGGTGTCCCACCACCAGCAAACCAGTTAAGAGCCCTTCCTGCCAGCCAGTCAGCAACCCCCGCAAAAAAGTTTGGTCCTTCTCTTCCAACTCAGCCAAGGACTCCACCACTGCCAAAAAAGTGCCCAAAACTGACAGCATGCCACAGTTAAACTTTGCCATGGCAG ATCCTACAAAGATGGGAGGCCttagcatgctgctgttagcGGGGGAACATGCCCTCACAAACAGAGAG ATCCCCTCCAGCACTAAACCTAGTTTACCTGACACAGCCGGTGAAGGGAGCTCCTTTCCAGGGGATGAGGAAGAG ATGTTGTCTGGGACAACACCGAACAGAGTGCCTGACATTACTGAAAGCAGGGTCAAGTCTGCCTTTTCTCCACTGGCAGAG TCATCTCTCTCTACGGCACCTGAAGGAAAACCGTGCAGACAGTCTGCTCTCTTCCAGCTTGCTGAG ATGTGCTTGGCGTCTGAAGCTGGAAAGATGGACGCAGTCGTATCTCAGCCTGAAGACAGCTCCTCTACAGCCTCTCTCCAGCCACCTACAGTCAAGCCAGAGATcaaggaggagaaagcagacaGCGATGactgtcctccctcctctcacacATCAGCCCTCTTACctttgctctcctctgtcacttcTACCTCCACTGACGCCATTCCCCCACAACTCAGCAGCCAAAATGCACGTGTCAAAAACAAGAGCAAGAAAAAAGAGGTGGCCAAGTCAAGTGATAACGATGAGATCCCTTGTTCAGCAAAGAAGATCGTCAAGAAGTGTAACCATGCAGAATCGAACATGGACAGTGTCTTCAGTACGATTGATGCAGTGGCCAAAGGGGCCTGGAAGGACACAGAAGAGAAGCCCAATAAGAAGATCCAGAGcagtcacagtggtggaaaCTCTAGTGTGCCCAAAAAGAAGAGTAAGCCCAAAGTCAAGACCTTTGTcaaagacaaggaggaggagatggaagaCGACAGTGGGCAGTGTGGGCAGCACAGTTCCTTTGAGGTGGAGATGAAGGAAGAGGTGACTGACGTTAGTCCCAagacagaagcagaagaggCAATTATAGGAAGCACAGACCTTCAGGGCAGCATGGCAGAACCCCCCCACTCCCCCCATAGCCCCCCACCTGAGAAGCTCAAGGAGGACGACAAGGGGAAGGAAAGGTCGAGTGATGGGACCTGTGAGTCCAACACAGAGAACCGTGGCTCCAGGAAATCAGAGCGGAGTTGCAAAGGCGCCTTATATAAAACCCTCGTTTCTGAGGGGATGCTGACTTCACTGAGAGCCAACATTGACCGAG GTAAAAGAGGTGCTTTCCGTGCTTCTGACCATGATGCAAACTGGAGTGATGACAGCTGGACAGTTTCTCAGATGGGACCTAATAACCCCAAGAAGCTGAAAAAGTCCAAGTCCAAAGATGAATCTTCACACGG CCTAGGAAAACTGGAGGAGGAGTTTGAAAGGAAGTTTAACAGCCTGCCACAGTATAGCCCAATGACATTTGATAAGAAGGGGACTGCTgtcacaaagaagaagaagactgacaGCTCCACTGTCCAAGAAGAAGGCTGTAAAGCTGGAAAAG TGGTACAGAGTGATTCCGGCATGCTGGATTCAGCTTCAAAAGCCAAATCATGTGCCCCTGTTGCCATAATGTGCCCAGATGTGCAGGGATCCACTAGTATGGAGATGCTAGTTGGTAGCCAGAAGAGGAAGGCAAGGAAGACCAAGATCACACACTTGGTGCGCACAGCTGATGGCAGTGTTTCTCCAGTGGAGG aggaCAAAACTAGGGACCTGAACCAGGAACAGGATAAGAAGCCATTACCCCAACAGAATTTATGCAATGATAAAGGGTGCTACAGTAAACCcacagaagaggaagcagagaggagcactGTACCGCAAGAGCTACCTGCTTTCTTCAGCCTGGCAGCCCTCGCTGAAGTAGCTGCCATGGAGAACGTTCACAG AGGCCAGAGAGGCTTGGCTGAGAGTCAGAAGAAAGAGCTTGCCCAGACTCCAGTCCTCATCTCCTGCGCTGATCAGTGA
- the LOC139344875 gene encoding HMG box transcription factor BBX isoform X2 produces MKGGGRGKEPPVAGEVTCKRPKRKCLQWHPLLSKKALDFSEEEEEEDEEELEKPVLCGEEQGSQVQCGGTAEEVEEDSSEQRARRPMNAFLLFCKRHRSLVRQEHPRLDNRGATKILADWWAVLEPKEKQKYTDMAKEYKDAFMKANPGYKWCPTTSKPVKSPSCQPVSNPRKKVWSFSSNSAKDSTTAKKVPKTDSMPQLNFAMADPTKMGGLSMLLLAGEHALTNREIPSSTKPSLPDTAGEGSSFPGDEEEMLSGTTPNRVPDITESRVKSAFSPLAESSLSTAPEGKPCRQSALFQLAEMCLASEAGKMDAVVSQPEDSSSTASLQPPTVKPEIKEEKADSDDCPPSSHTSALLPLLSSVTSTSTDAIPPQLSSQNARVKNKSKKKEVAKSSDNDEIPCSAKKIVKKCNHAESNMDSVFSTIDAVAKGAWKDTEEKPNKKIQSSHSGGNSSVPKKKSKPKVKTFVKDKEEEMEDDSGQCGQHSSFEVEMKEEVTDVSPKTEAEEAIIGSTDLQGSMAEPPHSPHSPPPEKLKEDDKGKERSSDGTCESNTENRGSRKSERSCKGALYKTLVSEGMLTSLRANIDRGKRGAFRASDHDANWSDDSWTVSQMGPNNPKKLKKSKSKDESSHGLGKLEEEFERKFNSLPQYSPMTFDKKGTAVTKKKKTDSSTVQEEGCKAGKGPSPSQKKTSFHKIVRKHKHKKEKPGAVDKVVQSDSGMLDSASKAKSCAPVAIMCPDVQGSTSMEMLVGSQKRKARKTKITHLVRTADGSVSPVEEDKTRDLNQEQDKKPLPQQNLCNDKGCYSKPTEEEAERSTVPQELPAFFSLAALAEVAAMENVHRGQRGLAESQKKELAQTPVLISCADQ; encoded by the exons ATGAAGGGTGGAGGAAGGGGCAAGGAGCCACCTGTTGCAGGGGAGGTCACTTGCAAGCGCCCCAAACGCAAATGTCTGCAGTGGCACCCGCTTCTCTCCAAAAAGGCTCTGGATttctctgaggaggaggaagaggaggatgaagaggagctggagaag CCGGTGCTGTGTGGTGAGGAGCAGGGGTCGCAGGTGCAGTGTGGAGGCACAGCAGAAGAAGTAGAGGAGGACTCGAGCGAACAGCGGGCACGGCGGCCAATGAatgccttcctcctcttctgcaaACGCCACCGTTCCCTGGTGCGGCAGGAGCACCCTCGCCTGGACAACCGTGGGGCCACTAAGATCCTGGCTGACTGGTGGGCTGTGCTTGAgcccaaagagaagcagaaatacACTGACATGGCCAAGGAG TACAAGGATGCCTTTATGAAGGCAAATCCGGGCTACAAGTGGTGTCCCACCACCAGCAAACCAGTTAAGAGCCCTTCCTGCCAGCCAGTCAGCAACCCCCGCAAAAAAGTTTGGTCCTTCTCTTCCAACTCAGCCAAGGACTCCACCACTGCCAAAAAAGTGCCCAAAACTGACAGCATGCCACAGTTAAACTTTGCCATGGCAG ATCCTACAAAGATGGGAGGCCttagcatgctgctgttagcGGGGGAACATGCCCTCACAAACAGAGAG ATCCCCTCCAGCACTAAACCTAGTTTACCTGACACAGCCGGTGAAGGGAGCTCCTTTCCAGGGGATGAGGAAGAG ATGTTGTCTGGGACAACACCGAACAGAGTGCCTGACATTACTGAAAGCAGGGTCAAGTCTGCCTTTTCTCCACTGGCAGAG TCATCTCTCTCTACGGCACCTGAAGGAAAACCGTGCAGACAGTCTGCTCTCTTCCAGCTTGCTGAG ATGTGCTTGGCGTCTGAAGCTGGAAAGATGGACGCAGTCGTATCTCAGCCTGAAGACAGCTCCTCTACAGCCTCTCTCCAGCCACCTACAGTCAAGCCAGAGATcaaggaggagaaagcagacaGCGATGactgtcctccctcctctcacacATCAGCCCTCTTACctttgctctcctctgtcacttcTACCTCCACTGACGCCATTCCCCCACAACTCAGCAGCCAAAATGCACGTGTCAAAAACAAGAGCAAGAAAAAAGAGGTGGCCAAGTCAAGTGATAACGATGAGATCCCTTGTTCAGCAAAGAAGATCGTCAAGAAGTGTAACCATGCAGAATCGAACATGGACAGTGTCTTCAGTACGATTGATGCAGTGGCCAAAGGGGCCTGGAAGGACACAGAAGAGAAGCCCAATAAGAAGATCCAGAGcagtcacagtggtggaaaCTCTAGTGTGCCCAAAAAGAAGAGTAAGCCCAAAGTCAAGACCTTTGTcaaagacaaggaggaggagatggaagaCGACAGTGGGCAGTGTGGGCAGCACAGTTCCTTTGAGGTGGAGATGAAGGAAGAGGTGACTGACGTTAGTCCCAagacagaagcagaagaggCAATTATAGGAAGCACAGACCTTCAGGGCAGCATGGCAGAACCCCCCCACTCCCCCCATAGCCCCCCACCTGAGAAGCTCAAGGAGGACGACAAGGGGAAGGAAAGGTCGAGTGATGGGACCTGTGAGTCCAACACAGAGAACCGTGGCTCCAGGAAATCAGAGCGGAGTTGCAAAGGCGCCTTATATAAAACCCTCGTTTCTGAGGGGATGCTGACTTCACTGAGAGCCAACATTGACCGAG GTAAAAGAGGTGCTTTCCGTGCTTCTGACCATGATGCAAACTGGAGTGATGACAGCTGGACAGTTTCTCAGATGGGACCTAATAACCCCAAGAAGCTGAAAAAGTCCAAGTCCAAAGATGAATCTTCACACGG CCTAGGAAAACTGGAGGAGGAGTTTGAAAGGAAGTTTAACAGCCTGCCACAGTATAGCCCAATGACATTTGATAAGAAGGGGACTGCTgtcacaaagaagaagaagactgacaGCTCCACTGTCCAAGAAGAAGGCTGTAAAGCTGGAAAAG GGCCATCTCCATCTCAGAAAAAGACTTCATTCCACAAGATTGTTaggaagcacaaacacaaaaaggagAAACCAGGTGCAGTGGACAAAG TGGTACAGAGTGATTCCGGCATGCTGGATTCAGCTTCAAAAGCCAAATCATGTGCCCCTGTTGCCATAATGTGCCCAGATGTGCAGGGATCCACTAGTATGGAGATGCTAGTTGGTAGCCAGAAGAGGAAGGCAAGGAAGACCAAGATCACACACTTGGTGCGCACAGCTGATGGCAGTGTTTCTCCAGTGGAGG aggaCAAAACTAGGGACCTGAACCAGGAACAGGATAAGAAGCCATTACCCCAACAGAATTTATGCAATGATAAAGGGTGCTACAGTAAACCcacagaagaggaagcagagaggagcactGTACCGCAAGAGCTACCTGCTTTCTTCAGCCTGGCAGCCCTCGCTGAAGTAGCTGCCATGGAGAACGTTCACAG AGGCCAGAGAGGCTTGGCTGAGAGTCAGAAGAAAGAGCTTGCCCAGACTCCAGTCCTCATCTCCTGCGCTGATCAGTGA